One window from the genome of Acuticoccus sp. I52.16.1 encodes:
- a CDS encoding IclR family transcriptional regulator: MTSPVPDDFDQSDDNDRSFVTALARGLDVLRCFRPNETTLTNQDISARTGLPKPTVTRLTYTLRRLGYLAHSERTGTYRLGAGVLSLGYGVLAGMEIGERAQAELRRLVDEGSNPHVTAALAERHRLSAVYMAVARARHTVSMTMNVGARLPLFSSAIGRAILAGMPEEERQHIVLLAKAEMPERIREVEEGVEDAVASYAKYGFCTSFAHWRPEVNGIAVPIISLNGDRIYGLNVGGPSFLVSPECLADEYGERLKATCEILSQPARQSPA, encoded by the coding sequence ATGACCTCCCCCGTGCCCGACGACTTCGACCAGAGCGACGACAACGACCGCAGTTTCGTGACCGCGCTGGCGCGGGGCCTCGACGTGCTCCGCTGCTTTCGCCCCAATGAGACGACCTTGACCAACCAGGACATCTCCGCCCGCACGGGGCTGCCCAAGCCCACGGTCACGCGCCTCACCTACACGCTGCGCCGCCTCGGCTATCTCGCCCACTCCGAGCGGACCGGCACCTACCGCCTCGGCGCGGGCGTCCTGTCGCTGGGGTACGGGGTCCTGGCCGGCATGGAGATCGGCGAGCGCGCCCAGGCCGAGTTGCGCCGTCTGGTGGACGAGGGCTCCAACCCGCACGTCACCGCCGCCCTCGCCGAGCGGCACCGCCTCAGCGCCGTCTACATGGCCGTCGCGCGTGCGCGGCACACCGTGTCGATGACGATGAACGTGGGCGCCCGCCTGCCGCTGTTCTCCTCGGCGATCGGCCGCGCGATCCTCGCCGGGATGCCGGAGGAAGAGCGCCAGCACATCGTGCTGTTGGCCAAGGCCGAGATGCCCGAGCGTATCCGCGAGGTGGAGGAGGGCGTCGAGGATGCCGTGGCCTCCTACGCCAAATACGGCTTCTGCACCTCGTTCGCCCACTGGCGCCCGGAGGTGAACGGCATCGCGGTGCCGATCATCTCGCTCAACGGTGACCGGATCTACGGTCTCAACGTCGGCGGCCCGTCCTTCCTGGTGTCGCCCGAGTGCCTGGCCGACGAGTATGGCGAGAGGCTGAAAGCCACCTGCGAGATCCTCAGCCAGCCCGCCCGCCAGTCCCCGGCCTGA
- a CDS encoding acyl-CoA dehydrogenase family protein has product MDFEVSDDRRMLADTLSRWLAAEYDIAARNRIAYTAPYHAPDKWAAFAELGALMALAPEEHGGFGGTGFDVVTVFEALGRGLCPEPVLPQLMAIRLLTAAGEDLEPALSGATRYAVAVGELSAPYTLDFIETRAAGGTVTGRKSVVYGAPGADRVLVAAQVDGRLGVVEVDGSAASVTGYGMVDGGPAGEVFLDAAPARTVLADGAAALQDALDWGALALCAEAVGAMDWSFATLLAYLKERKQFGKRIGDFQALQHRAVDVSIEIEQARSITILAASRMGSPEQSRTCSMAKNLIGRAAKLTAEETIQMHGGIAMTWEYALSHYAKRLTMIDAQLGDTDFHLERVMESHMAA; this is encoded by the coding sequence GAGTACGATATCGCCGCGCGCAACCGGATCGCCTACACCGCGCCCTACCACGCGCCCGACAAATGGGCCGCCTTCGCCGAACTCGGCGCCCTGATGGCGCTGGCGCCGGAGGAGCACGGCGGCTTCGGCGGCACGGGGTTCGACGTCGTCACGGTGTTCGAGGCGCTGGGCCGCGGCCTCTGCCCCGAGCCGGTGCTGCCGCAGTTGATGGCGATCCGCCTGCTGACGGCGGCCGGCGAGGACCTCGAGCCGGCGCTCTCCGGCGCCACCCGCTACGCCGTCGCCGTCGGCGAACTGAGCGCCCCCTACACGCTCGATTTCATCGAGACGCGGGCCGCCGGCGGCACGGTGACAGGGCGCAAGAGCGTCGTCTACGGCGCGCCGGGGGCGGATCGCGTCCTGGTTGCGGCACAGGTGGACGGCCGGCTCGGCGTCGTCGAGGTCGACGGGTCGGCGGCGAGCGTCACCGGCTACGGCATGGTCGACGGCGGCCCGGCGGGCGAGGTCTTCCTCGACGCGGCGCCGGCGCGGACCGTCCTCGCCGACGGCGCGGCGGCGCTGCAGGACGCGCTCGACTGGGGCGCGCTGGCGCTGTGTGCCGAGGCGGTCGGGGCAATGGACTGGAGCTTCGCGACGCTGCTGGCCTACCTCAAGGAGCGCAAGCAGTTCGGCAAGCGCATCGGCGACTTCCAGGCCCTCCAGCACCGGGCGGTGGACGTGTCGATCGAGATCGAGCAGGCACGGTCGATCACCATCCTGGCGGCGAGCCGGATGGGCAGCCCCGAGCAATCGCGCACATGTTCCATGGCCAAGAACCTCATCGGCCGGGCCGCCAAGCTCACCGCGGAGGAGACGATCCAGATGCACGGCGGCATCGCGATGACTTGGGAATATGCGCTGTCACACTACGCCAAGCGGCTCACGATGATCGACGCGCAGCTCGGCGACACGGACTTTCATCTGGAGCGTGTCATGGAATCCCACATGGCCGCATGA
- the ogt gene encoding methylated-DNA--[protein]-cysteine S-methyltransferase, which translates to MLPILYQARVASPLGPLRLVHDEEKRIRAVDFDDYEGRMLRLLRLHFGRVGHEFTLMETAPEPAIKAAFDAYFAGDLTALDTLPTKTGGTPFQRNVWAALRTIPAGHTMSYGALAAAIGKPAAVRAVGLANGANPIAILVPCHRVIGANMSLTGYGGGIERKRWLLAHEGVILDTGPLAPLAPSPRLMAPALPLR; encoded by the coding sequence ATGCTGCCCATTTTGTACCAGGCTCGCGTCGCCAGTCCGCTCGGCCCGCTGCGGTTGGTCCATGACGAGGAGAAGCGGATCCGCGCCGTCGACTTCGACGACTACGAGGGCCGCATGCTGCGCCTGCTGCGGTTGCATTTCGGCCGCGTGGGGCATGAATTCACGCTGATGGAGACGGCGCCGGAGCCGGCCATCAAGGCCGCGTTCGACGCTTACTTCGCCGGCGACCTCACCGCGCTCGACACGCTCCCGACCAAGACCGGAGGCACCCCGTTCCAGCGCAACGTCTGGGCGGCGCTGCGGACGATCCCGGCCGGCCACACGATGAGCTACGGCGCACTCGCCGCCGCCATCGGCAAGCCGGCGGCGGTGCGCGCGGTGGGCCTCGCGAACGGCGCCAACCCGATCGCGATCCTCGTGCCGTGTCACCGGGTGATCGGCGCCAACATGTCGTTGACGGGCTATGGCGGCGGGATCGAGCGCAAGCGCTGGCTGCTGGCACACGAGGGCGTCATCCTCGACACTGGTCCGCTGGCCCCGCTCGCCCCGTCGCCGCGGCTCATGGCCCCGGCGCTGCCGCTGCGCTGA
- a CDS encoding PaaI family thioesterase, whose product MTAYPDLDPALKEAPYPLEDHLGYELVTWAEDLAVFRMPVRTFHRNRYGIPHGGLYTVLLDTVMGYAGCYTGDPAVRRFAMTLSLTTNYLAQPGDDLLIAEGRRVGGGKRIYFGEGTVFDGNGTVCARATGTFRYRTGG is encoded by the coding sequence ATGACGGCCTATCCGGACCTCGACCCCGCCCTCAAGGAGGCGCCGTACCCACTCGAGGATCACCTCGGCTACGAGCTGGTGACCTGGGCCGAGGATCTCGCGGTGTTCCGCATGCCCGTGCGCACGTTCCACCGGAACCGCTACGGCATTCCGCACGGCGGCCTCTACACCGTCCTCCTGGACACGGTGATGGGCTACGCCGGATGCTACACCGGCGACCCCGCGGTGCGCCGCTTCGCGATGACCCTGTCCCTCACCACCAACTACCTCGCCCAACCCGGCGACGACCTGCTGATCGCGGAAGGCCGGCGCGTCGGCGGCGGCAAGCGCATCTACTTCGGCGAGGGGACCGTCTTCGACGGGAACGGCACCGTGTGCGCCCGCGCCACGGGCACCTTCCGCTATCGCACCGGCGGGTAG
- a CDS encoding phosphotransferase family protein yields MSQAAAAPLDLTALDAWMARTVPGYAGPLSAEKFAGGQSNPTFRLTTPGDAYVLRRKPPGTLLKSAHAVDREFRVQHALAGTAVPVARMVALCEDEDVIGSMFYVMEHVEARHFDDPRTPELSREERAAVFDAMNATVAAIHMVDLGAVGLADYGRPGNYFARQLGRWSTQYRASETRHIADMEALIAWLEANLPEDDGRRTLVHGDFRLDNLLFHRSRPEVKAVLDWELSTLGHPFADLAAILMQWRLEPGTTGRGLAGVDRAAAGIPTDTAFVEAYCARTGIDAVPHLNVYLAFCFFRMAGILQGIEKRRIDGNASNPQRAAAAGALVPLYAAMGLEAACHG; encoded by the coding sequence ATGTCGCAAGCCGCCGCCGCCCCCCTCGACCTGACCGCCCTCGACGCATGGATGGCCCGGACCGTCCCCGGCTACGCGGGCCCGCTGTCGGCCGAGAAGTTTGCCGGCGGCCAGTCCAATCCGACCTTCAGGCTCACCACGCCCGGCGATGCCTACGTGCTGCGCCGCAAGCCGCCCGGCACGCTGCTGAAGTCGGCCCATGCGGTGGATCGCGAGTTCCGCGTCCAGCACGCGCTCGCCGGCACCGCCGTCCCCGTCGCGCGCATGGTCGCGCTGTGCGAGGACGAGGACGTGATCGGCTCGATGTTCTACGTGATGGAGCACGTCGAGGCGCGCCACTTCGACGACCCGCGCACGCCCGAGCTGTCGCGCGAGGAGCGCGCCGCCGTCTTCGACGCCATGAACGCGACCGTCGCGGCCATCCATATGGTCGACCTGGGCGCGGTGGGGCTGGCGGACTACGGCCGCCCCGGCAACTATTTCGCCCGCCAGCTCGGCCGCTGGAGCACGCAGTACCGCGCGTCGGAAACGCGCCACATCGCCGACATGGAGGCCCTCATCGCCTGGCTGGAGGCCAACCTCCCCGAGGACGATGGCCGGCGCACGCTCGTCCATGGCGATTTCCGGCTCGACAATCTCCTCTTCCACCGCTCGCGCCCCGAGGTGAAGGCGGTGCTGGACTGGGAGCTGTCGACGCTCGGCCACCCCTTCGCCGATCTCGCGGCCATCCTCATGCAGTGGCGCCTCGAGCCCGGCACCACCGGCCGCGGCCTCGCCGGGGTGGACCGCGCCGCCGCCGGCATCCCCACCGACACCGCCTTCGTCGAGGCCTATTGCGCCCGCACCGGGATCGATGCGGTGCCGCACCTCAACGTCTACCTGGCGTTCTGCTTCTTCCGCATGGCGGGCATCCTGCAAGGCATCGAAAAGCGGCGGATCGACGGGAACGCCTCGAACCCTCAGCGTGCAGCCGCCGCCGGCGCGCTCGTCCCCCTCTACGCCGCGATGGGGCTGGAGGCCGCGTGCCATGGCTGA